A stretch of DNA from Mycobacteriales bacterium:
GAACGTCGTACCCGCCCAGGTCGCCGGCGTGCGATCCCTCGCCGTCGCCTCGCCGCCGCAGCGCGAGCACGGTGGGTTGCCGCACCCGGCCGTGCTCGCCGCGTGCGCGCTGCTCGGCGTCGACGAGGTCTACGCCGTCGGCGGCGCGCAGGCGATCGCGATGTTCGCCTACGGGGTCGAGGGAGTGGCACCGGTCGACCTCGTCACCGGTCCGGGCAACGTCTACGTCGCCGCCGCCAAGCGGCTGCTGCGCGGGATCGTCGGCATCGACTCCGAAGCCGGGCCGACCGAGATCGCCATCCTCGCCGATGACACGGCGGATGCGGCCTACGTCGCCGCCGACCTCGTCGCGCAGGCCGAGCACGACCCGCTCGCCGCGTGCCTGCTGGTCACGCCGTCGGTCGAGCTGGCCGACGCCGTCGACGTCGAGCTCGGCAAGCAGGTACCGGTCACCCGCCACCGCGAGCGGGTCGAGACCGCGCTCGGCGGCCCGCAGTCCGCGACCGTCCTCGTCGACGACGTCGACGCCGGGCTCGCCGTCGTCGACACCTGGGCCGCGGAGCACCTCGAGGTGGTCACCGCCGACGCAGCCGCGGTCGCCGCGCGCGTGCGCAACGCCGGCGCGATCTTCGTCGGGCCCTACGCGCCGGTGTCGCTGGGCGACTACCTCGCCGGCTCCAACCACGTGCTGCCCACCGGCGGCACGGCGCGGCACACCGGCGGTCTGTCGGTGCAGTCGTTCCTGCGCGGCATCCACGTCGTCGACTACTCCCGCGACGCCCTCGCCGGCGTGGGTCCGCACGTCATCGCCCTCGGGGGCGCCGAAGACCTCCTTGCCCACGTCGAGGCCGTCCAGGTGCGCCTGCGGTCCCGGCCCGGCGACGAGACGGGCCGCGCGCGATGAGCGGCCTGGAGGACCTGCCGCTGCGCGACGACCTGCGCGGCCGCTCGCCCTACGGCGCGCCGCAGGTCGACGTGCCGGTGCGGCTCAACACCAACGAGAACCCCTATGCGCCGCCCCCGGCGCTGGTGGACGACCTGACGACGGCCGTCGTGTCGGCGGCGACCGCCCTCAACCGCTACCCGGACCGCGATGCCGTCGCGCTGCGCGCTGCGCTCGCGGCCTATCTCGGCCACGGTCTCACCGGGGCGCAGGTCTGGGCGGCCAACGGGTCCAACGAGATCATCCAGCACCTGCTGATGGCGTTCGCGGGGCCCGGACGCAGCGCGCTCGGCTTCGTCCCGTCCTACTCCGTGCACGAGCTCATCGCCCGGGCCACCGGCACCCGGTGGATCTCGGCCTACCGGGCCGAGGACTTCTCCCTGCAGGCCGAGGCGGCCGCCGCCGCGATCACCGAGCACCGGCCCGACCTGGTGTTCCTGTGCTCGCCCAACAACCCGACCGGCACCGCGCTCGACCCGGCGGTCGTCGCGGCGGTCGTGGAGGCCGCGCCGGGCATGGTCGTGGTCGACGAGGCCTACGCCGAGTTCTCCGCCCAGCCCTCGGCGCTGCACCTGCTGCCCGGCCACCCGAGGCTCGTCGTCACGCGCACGATGTCGAAGGCGTTCGCCTTCGCCGGGGCCCGTCTCGGCTACCTCGCCGCCGACCCGGCCGTCGTCGACGCCTTGCAGCTGGTGCGGCTGCCCTACCACCTCTCGGCTCTCACGCAGGCCGCCGCGCTCGCCGCGCTCGCGCACGCCGAGGAGACGCTCGCGACGGTCGCGCGGGTCATGCAGGAGCGCGACCGGATGATCGCGGCCCTGCGCGACCTGGACCTCGAGGTCGTCGACTCCGACGCCAACTTCGTGCTCTTCGGCCGCTTCGACGACCAGGAAAAGGTGTGGCAGGCGCTGCTCGACCGCGGTGTGCTGGTGCGCGACGTCGGCCTGCCCGGCTGGCTGCGGGTCACCGCCGGCGTGCCCCGGGAGGTCGACGCCTTCCTGACCGCACTGCGAGAGGTGTTGTAGATGGCGCGCCAGGCGCGGGTCGAGCGGGCCACCAAGGAGTCGCGCGTCGAGGTGACGCTCGACCTCGACGGCAGCGGCACCACCGACGTGTCGACCGGGGTGCCGTTCTTCGACCACATGCTCGCCCAGCTGGGCCGGCACGGCGGGTTCGACCTCGCCGTCCGCACCTCCGGCGACCTCGAGGTCGACGCCCACCACACGGTCGAGGACACCTCGCTCGCGGTCGGGCAGGCGCTGCGCGAGGCGCTCGGCGACAAGGCCGGCATCCGGCGGTTCGGCGACGCGCTCGTGCCGCTCGACGAGACGCTCGTCCAGGCGGCGGTCGACCTGTCCGGCCGGCCCTACGTCGTCCACGTCGAGCCGGAGGTCGTCGAGCTGATCGGCAGCTACGACACCACGCTGACCCGCCACATCTGGGAGTCGCTGGTCGCGGAGGCGCGGATCTGCCTGCACGTGCGGGTGCTGTCCGGACGCAACGCGCACCACGTCGTCGAGGCGCAGTTCAAGGCCGTCGCCCGCGCGCTGCGCGACGCCGTGGCGCTCGACCCTCGGGTCGCCGGCGTGCCCAGCACCAAGGGCGTGCTGTGACCCTCCTGCTCTACGTCCTCGCCGGTTTCCTGCTCGGCGGCGCCATCTCGGTGTGGCGCAACCAGCCGAGCACGGTCGGGCGAGCGCTGGCGGTCGTCCTCGGCGTGATCGCGGCCATCGCGGCCTCCGGCGGGGTGCTCAACTCGTGACCCCGCGCGTCGTCGTCCTCGACTACGGCTCGGGCAACCTGCGCTCCGCCGAGCGGGCGCTCGCCCGTGCCGGTGCCGACGTCACGGTCACCGACGACACGTCTGCCGCCGCGCGCTGCGACGGACTCGTCGTGCCGGGCGTGGGCGCGTTCGCCGCCTGCATGGCGGGCATCGACCGGGTCGGCGGCGCGGCCGTCGTCCACGACCGGGTCGCGGCCGGCGCCCCCGTGCTCGGCATCTGCGTCGGCATGCAGGTGCTCTTCGGGGCGGGCGACGAGCACGGCCGGCACACGGCCGGCATCGGCGTCCTCGACGGCCTGGTCTCCCGGCTCGAGGCCGGCGTGCTGCCGCACATGGGCTGGAACACCGTCAGCCCGCCCCGGGGATCCACCCTGTTCCGCGGCATCGAGGACCAGCGCTTCTACTTCGTGCACTCCTACGCGGCGCGGACGTCCTCCGGCGAGGTGACCTGGGCCGAGCACGGTGAGCGGTTCGTCGCCGCCGTCGAGGCGGGGTCCGTCGCCGCGACGCAGTTCCACCCCGAGAAGTCCGCCGACGCCGGCGCTGCGCTGCTGCGCAACTGGCTCGACTCGATCCGCTGAGCAGGTGCCGCACCCGTGAGCCTCATCCTCCTGCCCGCCGTCGACGTGGCCGACGGCCGCGCCGTACGCCTCGTCCGCGGCGAGGCCGGCTCCGAGACCGTCTACGGCGACCCGCTCGACGCCGCCCTCGCCTGGCAGCAGGCCGGGGCCGCCTGGGTGCACCTCGTCGACCTCGACGCGGCGTTCGGCCGCGGCTCCAACCGCGAGCTGCTGCGCGAAGTCGTCGCGGCGCTCGACGTCCAGGTGGAGCTGTCCGGCGGCATCCGTGACGACGACTCGCTCGACGCGGCGCTCGCGACCGGCGCGGCCCGCGTCAACGTGGGCACCGCGGCCCTGGAGGACCCGGACTGGGTGCGCCGGGCCATCGGCCGGGTCGGCGACCGGCTGGCGGTCGGCCTCGACGTCCGCGGCCGCACGCTGTCCGGGCGTGGCTGGACCCGCGAGGGCGGCGACCTGTTCGAGGTGCTGGAGCGGCTCGACCGCGACGGCTGCTCCCGCTACGTCGTCACCGACGTCAACCGCGACGGCACGCTGACCGGGCCCAACCTCGACCTCCTGCGCAGCGTCTGCGCGGCCACCGACCGGCCCGTGATCGCCAGCGGGGGAGTGTCGAGCCTCGACGACCTGCGCGCGATCGCCGGCCTGACCGGTGTCGGGGTCGAGGGGGCGATCGTCGGCAAGGCGCTCTACGCAGGGGCGTTCTCCATGCCCGAGGCACTCGCGGCGGTCTCCTGACATGGCGGTGGCCGTCCGTGTGATCCCGTGCCTCGACGTCGATGCGGGCCGGGTCGTCAAGGGCGTCAACTTCCGGCAGCTGCGCGACGCCGGCGACCCGGTGGAGATGGCGAAGGTCTACGACGCCGAGGGCGCCGACGAGCTGGTCTTCCTCGACATCACCGCGTCCAGCGCCAACCGGGAGACCACCTACGACGTCGTACGCCGTACCGCCGAGCAGGTCTTCATCCCGCTGACCGTCGGTGGCGGCGTACGCAGCGCCGATGACGTCGACCGGCTGCTGCGCGCCGGCGCCGACAAGGTCGGCATCAACACGGCGGCGGTCGACCGCCCGCAGCTGCTGACCGAGTGCGCGGACCGGTTCGGCGCGCAGTGCATCGTGCTCTCGGTCGACGCGCGCCGGGCCGCCGGCACCGCGAGCGGCTTCGAGGTCACGACCCACGGAGGGCGGCGGGGCACCGGCATCGACGCGGTCGAGTGGGCCGCGCGC
This window harbors:
- the hisF gene encoding imidazole glycerol phosphate synthase subunit HisF, producing the protein MAVAVRVIPCLDVDAGRVVKGVNFRQLRDAGDPVEMAKVYDAEGADELVFLDITASSANRETTYDVVRRTAEQVFIPLTVGGGVRSADDVDRLLRAGADKVGINTAAVDRPQLLTECADRFGAQCIVLSVDARRAAGTASGFEVTTHGGRRGTGIDAVEWAARGEQLGAGEILLNSMDADGTRDGYDLEMTKAVRAVVTVPLIASGGAGRLDDFPAAVDAGADAVLAASVFHFGQLRIGEVKETLRAAGHLVR
- the hisB gene encoding imidazoleglycerol-phosphate dehydratase HisB — its product is MARQARVERATKESRVEVTLDLDGSGTTDVSTGVPFFDHMLAQLGRHGGFDLAVRTSGDLEVDAHHTVEDTSLAVGQALREALGDKAGIRRFGDALVPLDETLVQAAVDLSGRPYVVHVEPEVVELIGSYDTTLTRHIWESLVAEARICLHVRVLSGRNAHHVVEAQFKAVARALRDAVALDPRVAGVPSTKGVL
- the hisD gene encoding histidinol dehydrogenase, which translates into the protein MLARIDLRGRPGHALRSEARGSLPRAGFNVEAAVEAVRPICEQVRVGGAEAVRALTERFDGVRVGELRVPAPALRAALDGLDPAVRTALEEATRRARAVHEGQRRDDVTVQVAEGGRVTERWLPVQRVGLYVPGGLVAYPSSVVMNVVPAQVAGVRSLAVASPPQREHGGLPHPAVLAACALLGVDEVYAVGGAQAIAMFAYGVEGVAPVDLVTGPGNVYVAAAKRLLRGIVGIDSEAGPTEIAILADDTADAAYVAADLVAQAEHDPLAACLLVTPSVELADAVDVELGKQVPVTRHRERVETALGGPQSATVLVDDVDAGLAVVDTWAAEHLEVVTADAAAVAARVRNAGAIFVGPYAPVSLGDYLAGSNHVLPTGGTARHTGGLSVQSFLRGIHVVDYSRDALAGVGPHVIALGGAEDLLAHVEAVQVRLRSRPGDETGRAR
- the hisH gene encoding imidazole glycerol phosphate synthase subunit HisH, with the protein product MTPRVVVLDYGSGNLRSAERALARAGADVTVTDDTSAAARCDGLVVPGVGAFAACMAGIDRVGGAAVVHDRVAAGAPVLGICVGMQVLFGAGDEHGRHTAGIGVLDGLVSRLEAGVLPHMGWNTVSPPRGSTLFRGIEDQRFYFVHSYAARTSSGEVTWAEHGERFVAAVEAGSVAATQFHPEKSADAGAALLRNWLDSIR
- the priA gene encoding bifunctional 1-(5-phosphoribosyl)-5-((5-phosphoribosylamino)methylideneamino)imidazole-4-carboxamide isomerase/phosphoribosylanthranilate isomerase PriA, producing MSLILLPAVDVADGRAVRLVRGEAGSETVYGDPLDAALAWQQAGAAWVHLVDLDAAFGRGSNRELLREVVAALDVQVELSGGIRDDDSLDAALATGAARVNVGTAALEDPDWVRRAIGRVGDRLAVGLDVRGRTLSGRGWTREGGDLFEVLERLDRDGCSRYVVTDVNRDGTLTGPNLDLLRSVCAATDRPVIASGGVSSLDDLRAIAGLTGVGVEGAIVGKALYAGAFSMPEALAAVS
- a CDS encoding histidinol-phosphate transaminase; the protein is MSGLEDLPLRDDLRGRSPYGAPQVDVPVRLNTNENPYAPPPALVDDLTTAVVSAATALNRYPDRDAVALRAALAAYLGHGLTGAQVWAANGSNEIIQHLLMAFAGPGRSALGFVPSYSVHELIARATGTRWISAYRAEDFSLQAEAAAAAITEHRPDLVFLCSPNNPTGTALDPAVVAAVVEAAPGMVVVDEAYAEFSAQPSALHLLPGHPRLVVTRTMSKAFAFAGARLGYLAADPAVVDALQLVRLPYHLSALTQAAALAALAHAEETLATVARVMQERDRMIAALRDLDLEVVDSDANFVLFGRFDDQEKVWQALLDRGVLVRDVGLPGWLRVTAGVPREVDAFLTALREVL